The sequence GTGAAGATCCAGATGGTGCATTTTTAGCATGGATTGCTGGATTTAAATTTACTGGAGGATGTTCTGGAAATGTTCAGGCTACGGATTTATCTCAGTTTGTGAAACCTCAGATAGGAACGGCATTAGTTGTTGAATATGTTGTTTCGAACAATTGTGAAACGATTAAAAAAGTATCAACATTTTTAATCACTTCATGTACAACTCCAATTTGTACTTATACTCAAGGAGCTTACGGAAATGTTGGAGGTATGGCCTGTGTAGGAGGACAATCTTACACAACCAAAGCTCTTATTGCGAAAGCATTAAGTACTTATCCAGGAGGAACAATGACAATTGGTTTAGTTGGAAAATCTGTTTTAGTATCAAATAATCAAGATGATATTAATGGTGTAATAACAGTTTTACCAGGAGGAGGTGCAAGTAAAGTATTAGCAAATGGAAATCCTCATATTAATGCATTGCCTGCATCATATCTTAAAAAAGGAAAAATTAATAATACCTTATTGGCTCAAACCATTACCTTAGGACTTAATTTAGGTGTTGATAGTGAGTTGAGTAAATTCAAATTGCAGGCAGGTATATTGGCAGTTGCTCAACCTGAAGGTGGTTGCGGATCTAAAACTCCAAAAGTACGTTCTTGTAATCCTGACGGAACAGTAAGTAATGAATACAAATATTACACTATTCCGAATAATGTGGTTAGCAAACTACCAGGAGATAAAACAGTTGGTGATTTATTTAACTTGGCTAATCAAGCATTGGGAGGTGGAAGCACTAATGGAGTTTCTCTTTCTGATATTGCAAGCTTGGTGGATTTGATAAATAATGCATTTGATGAATGTAGAATATCAATAGGATACAACATTCAGCCACTTGCTTGTGCAGCTACTCAAGAAACAATAGTTGCTCAGACTCCTATTACTACGGATACAGCTGTAGTGGAAAGTACTGGAAAAGAAAGTAAAAAACCTGGTTTTGATGCTTATCCTGTTCCATTCAAAAACTACATTACGATTCGTTATAACTTTGATTATGCAACAGATGTCAAAATTGAATTGTTTGATCTATCAGGAAAACTGTTATCTTCAAAAACAGATACAGATTCTTATTTTGGAAAAGAATACAACTTTAATATTGATTTCTACGTAGGCAAATCTCAAGTTTACATTCTACAAATTACGACTAATAAAGGCAGTAGTACTAAAAAAATCATTTCTGCCGGTAATTAAAATCATTTATAAATCTTATTTAAAGCATCCGTTAAAAGCGGATGCTTTTTTTATGAAAATTATTTTTTGTTTATCCTTTAATTATGTGTGTTTTACGAGTAAAGCGATTTGTTAAATGTCGGTGAGGTTTAAAAAAATAGAGGAAAAATCATGTTTTTCTTTTTTTTGGTTTAATTTTTGGAATACCTTTATAAACTTTAAAAAATATATATTATGAAAAAGATACTTACCTTATTTGCTGTTATTGGATTAATAGCTTTTACAAGCTGTGAAGGGCCAGAAGGGCCTCCGGGAGAACCTGGGCCTCTTGCTGAAGTTTATGAAATTGAAAACGTAAATTTTAGTGGCACAGCTAACTCTGAGGTTTATTTTAATTTTAAATCAAAATTGTACTTAGGAGATGTTGTTCTAGTTTATAGATATGATGGAGCTGATCCTGTAACAAAACGTGATATATGGGTTCCGCTTCCAGAGTCTCATTATTATAGTGATGGTTCTCTTTATTTTGCTTATAAATTTGATTTTACTCAGGATAATGTCAGAATTTTTACTGATGGGTTTGGACTAAATGTAAATCCTATTCCTGCTGATTTAAGAAATGCTCAAATATTTCGTATTGTGGTAGTTCCTGGTTTAGATCCTCTTGTTACAGGAAAGTCGGTTAATAAACCTGATTATTCAGATTACTACAAAGTTATTGCAAAGTATAATATTGATGATTCAAATGTGAAAAAACTTAATTAAGTGAATCACTAACAAAAAAAGGAAATCGTAATGATTTCCTTTTTTTGTTGATGGTCATTACTGACTGTTTTTGATGAATGTTAACTGAGTATTTCTATTACCTCCAGTTTGAATATTTATAAAGTAAGTTCCCATGATTAAATTTGAAATATTTATGCTTATTAGATTTGGATTTATGATAGAGAAATTGTTTGAATTTACTATAGTTCCCATTGTATTTGCAATAGTTATTTTAGTATTGGCTAAAATATAATCTGTTCCTTTGTTTTCAATGTTTATAACAGAAGAAGCTGGATTTGGATAGATTATTATTGTTGGAGATGTATATACAGAGTTAGAAGGTATTAAGCTTACTTCATTACTATAAGATTTTGTAGTTCCCTTTACTAATTGACCATTATTTATAATTTGATAATTAATTGTTGCTAATCTTCTGTAATTATAAGTAGTTTGAATGATTAAGCTACCTCTTGGATTTGCTACAAATTTAAGCGGTAAGGGGAGGTAATCTTTGGATGTTGCGCCAGAGACATCTACCCAGTTTCCATATGCAGAATTATTGGTTACTGATTGACTTTGCCATTGATATGATAATGTATATTCTAAATTTGTGCCATTAATTGTGGCTACGTCGATTGATGGATGGGGTAGAGCCAATAAAAGAATTTGGAGATTCTATTATTCCAGCTGATGGAATATCTAATATTTGATCACAACAAATGTTATTATTATCGCGAACTGTTCTCAGCAATATTTTTAGAGAGTTGCTAACTCTTTTTATGTTTTGATAAACCGCAACTCTTCTTACTAAATAATAGTTATCTTCATTGTTTGTTATATCCGATGGATTAAAGAAGTTTAAGGAAGGTGAATTTTCTCCTTCAATAGTTTTCCAATATTTATTTCCACCTAATGCAATATTTGTTTTAGCATATTCCCATTCATATCTTTCAACATTCACTATATTATCTCCTCTTTGAGGAACATGAAATGGGGCTTGGAGAATATTTAAATTTACAGAATTGTCTGATCTACCACCGACTATAGATTTTGGGTTGGTATTTATTATTTCTATAAAATTATCAGTAGTTGGTACGTCGACAATAGAAATCTCATTGGAAATTATTGGTGAGGGAACTACAGTGATAGTTGCAGTATTACTTTTATTAGGCCTGTCATTAATATAACTGTAACCTAAACTTCTGTAAATCGTAAAGCTTCCAATAGTTGGAACATAATCTAGATTTAATGTGTTTTGCTCGAAACTTAAAACGGGAGTGCTTACATTTCCATCTCCACTCCAAGAATAAGATATTCCATAAGGCTCATTTTTATAAGGATTTAGGTAATTGGAGCCAGCTATAGGTGCAGGTTTATCTCCTAATCTAACTGTTTGATTACAACATACTGTATTTGTTATATTTGTCGGATTTGGAGCATCAGCAGGAGGGTTTAAAGTTGTTCCTGTTGTCATTGTTGTGTTTTTTATAACTGCTATACTAGAGCTGTTATAGGCTTTTGTGCTTTTATATTCAGCAAAAATGTATCCACCAGAAGTTGGGAAATCAGTCCAGTTTAAATTTATAACAAAACTTTTGGTAGCAACTTTTGCACCTCCAAAATAAAGTAAGCCTCCATCACCACCAATGGCAACACCTGCGCCTAACGCTGGGCCTTTTGAAAAATAAACCTTTAATGTTCCGTCGTCTCCCACAGCAACATTGGCGGGAATTTCTACTTTGACTCCCAATGCAATTGTAGAATATGGAGTTGACGCTAAATTAATGGCTCCGGAACTATAATTTGTTCCGTTCACTGTTGTGGGAGTTAAAGTAACAGTTTGACCAAAAAGCATTGTTGTGAACAATGTTAAAAAGCATAAAAAATAATTTTTTCTCATAATAAAAGATTTTTAAATTTATAATGAGCTAAATATAAGTAAAATTAAATGTATTTTCTTACTTTTTTAAAATAAAATGAAAGTTAATGCTTATATATTATTTAATTTATGCGCAAAAAAAGGAAATCGCAAGATTTCCTTTTTTTTTAAGACATTATATTTTTCAATACTATTGTTTATCCAAATCTGAATCAGTCAATAATTTTTCTTTTCCGAATTTAAGAGAAACTAAGATTCCTACTAAAAGTGACAATGCGATAAATCCTAAAGAAGCCCATTCTGGAACGTGAATCCAATCGTGCAGCAGCATTTTTAATCCTACGAAAGCTAAAATTGCGACTAAGCTGTATTCCAAATAACTGAATTTTGCCAGCATATTTGCCAAGAAGAAATACATAGAACGCAATCCTAGAATGGCAAAAATATTAGAACTGAATACTAAAAACGGATCTGAGGTAATTGCAAGAATTGCCGGAACGCTGTCAACTGCAAATAAAACGTCCATAACTTCAATTACGATCAAAGCCACGAATAATGGAGTAGCCGCTTTTTTTCCTTTTTCAGTTAAAATGAAAAATTTCTCATGATCCATGTGCGAAGTTATCGGAATAACTTTTCCTAATGCTTTGTAGATGAAAGAATCTTTTGGGTGAAAATCTTCGTCTTCTCCAGAAAATAACATTTTTACAGCAGTAAAAATCAGGAATGCCCCAAATAGATACGTTGTCCAAGTAAATTTATTAATCAGCATTACGCCAAAGAAAATCATCAAGCCACGGAAAACTATTGCGCCTAAAATTCCCCAAAACAATACGCGGTGTTGGTATTTTTGCGGTATTTTGAACGAAGCAAAAATGATGGCAATTACAAAAATATTATCAACACTTAATGAAAGCTCAATCAAATAACCTGTAATAAACTTCATTGAAGCTACGGCAGGTTGCAGTTTATCAGGATTTGCAATATAATCTGTTGTATAAAGCCAATAGATTACTCCCGAAAACAAGAAAGATAATGTAACCCAAATCAAGGTCCATTTGCTGGCTTCTTTGGTGCTAATAATATGAGGAGTTTTGTTGAAGACACCTAAGTCTAAAGCAAGAATAAAAACTACAGCAAGTAAAAAGAGAGACCAGACTATCATAACAATTTTTTTAAATGATCTACAAAGATAAGTTTTGAAGTTTAAATTAAAAATTAATTATAAGAAAGGTATTGGTAAATTGAGTGAAATTGTTGGATGTGAAATGTAAAACGGAGAATAATAGATAAAAAAAAAGTGCCAACAATTAAGTTGGCACTTTTTAGAATATAATTTAAGCTTTGAATTATAGCGCTGATTTAACAGTTTTGATAATTCTAGCAGCAATTTTGTAAGGGTCTCCGTTTGAAGCAGGTCTTCTGTCTTCCAACCAACCTTTCCAACCTTTTTGAACAGTCATT comes from Flavobacterium sp. KACC 22761 and encodes:
- a CDS encoding T9SS type A sorting domain-containing protein — its product is MALPHPSIDVATINGTNLEYTLSYQWQSQSVTNNSAYGNWVDVSGATSKDYLPLPLKFVANPRGSLIIQTTYNYRRLATINYQIINNGQLVKGTTKSYSNEVSLIPSNSVYTSPTIIIYPNPASSVINIENKGTDYILANTKITIANTMGTIVNSNNFSIINPNLISINISNLIMGTYFINIQTGGNRNTQLTFIKNSQ
- a CDS encoding TerC family protein: MIVWSLFLLAVVFILALDLGVFNKTPHIISTKEASKWTLIWVTLSFLFSGVIYWLYTTDYIANPDKLQPAVASMKFITGYLIELSLSVDNIFVIAIIFASFKIPQKYQHRVLFWGILGAIVFRGLMIFFGVMLINKFTWTTYLFGAFLIFTAVKMLFSGEDEDFHPKDSFIYKALGKVIPITSHMDHEKFFILTEKGKKAATPLFVALIVIEVMDVLFAVDSVPAILAITSDPFLVFSSNIFAILGLRSMYFFLANMLAKFSYLEYSLVAILAFVGLKMLLHDWIHVPEWASLGFIALSLLVGILVSLKFGKEKLLTDSDLDKQ